From the Mesotoga prima MesG1.Ag.4.2 genome, the window ACATCGTCTGCGGATACTCGACTTCTTCCGATGGAGATCTAAATTCACTCAGCAGATCGACGGGCGAGGACTTGTGGGTTCTCAAACTCGATTCTCAGCTGGAAATTGAATGGCAAGATCTCTTCGGCGGGCAGAACGATGAACGTGCCAATGTGATAAAAGAGGTCAACGATGGATATATAGCAGTTGGTTTCACTGAATCTGCCGGAGGCGACATCAATGAGAACAAAGGTGGGAAAGATCTCTGGGTACTGAAGTTCTCTTCTGACGGTGATCTAGAGTGGAGCAAGACATATGGCGGAAGTGAGGACGATGAAGGGTTTGACGTCGTTCAAACTGCAGACGGCGGATTTGCAATATGTGGTTACACTGACTCTTCAGATGGCGATATCCTTCACGAAAATAGAGGTATGAGCGACGTTTGGGTTATAAAGCTCGGGTATGACGGTTACTTAGAATGGGAAGCTACTTTTGGCGGGTCCGAAAATGATTTTGCAAGAAGAATAAATGAAACCGAAAAAAGAGAATTGATAGTAATTGGCACAACTTCCTCATCAGATCGCGATATAAAACGCCCGATACAAGGTCCTTCCGATGCGTGGTTACTGAGGCTTGGAAGATGAGTTCCGTTTGCCGGTGTGCTGTTGAAAGCAGATAATGTTCTTGAAAGCGAGATAATTTCCCTTCTTGAAGAAGGGGAACTATGTCCCGTCTGCAGATCTATGGAGAAATCAGTTGATGGGTGGATAGTCGGAGCCTTTTCCAACCTTCTTCACAACGAAGGTGCTCGAATGGAATTGAGAAGAAATGGGCTTTGCACAGTTCACTTAAAGAGAATTGTGGAAGTAGCAAAAGAGAGATCCGAAGTAGGATCCCTTGCAGTCTCGATAATGTTCAAAGAGATTCTTGCTGCTCAAGTTTCGTGGCTTGATGAAAAAGATGTCGGATTCTTGTCTAGAAAAAAGCCGAAATCTGGGAGCTGCGTTCTGTGTTCCGTGGCCAGTAATAGTGAGAGAATCTATCTTTCTGCCTTCGTGAAGTTTCTTCAAAGAGATGAAGTACAGAGGTCATATGAGAACTCCAGATCCGTTTTTTGTGTGAATCATTCAAGATACATCATCAAGAATATGAGAAATTCATGCGGCCAGTGGCTAGCTGGAACCCAAAGAAATAAATATGAGGACCTCACAGCAGAGATGGAAAACTACATTTCTAAACATGATTACAGAAACACAACTCCCGTTGGGCAGGAAAGACATGCTTGGTTAAACGCATCTAAGTTGATTGGGGAGAGGGATGCAAAAAACAGTTAGTGAAAAGAACAAAAGTCAAACCTCACTGGTTCTCTACCGATTAAATGATGCAGTGAATTTATTCTGGCCTGTCTTGATCGTTTAGAATTGAGAGCTTCCGGTGTGCACCTTTATTTTCATGTTCTGTATCAGTGATTATTCCTCAGTAAACTGAAAAGGCCCCTCACGGGGCCAGTTGCAGGAAAGCGCTTCCGTTGGAAGCCTCCGGGGTGACTTTATGCAACTCGGTGCATAGTTTTTTTGCTTTTGCCTTTCAAAGGTTCTTGTCGAATCCTTCTAGTACAGTTCTTCACTCTGGAAGTCTCTCTTCCTGTTTAATCTTGTGGCGACAGGAATTACTGAGAGCCCCCAAGGCGAACTCTTAATCACAAGCCGAGCGACGCTTTAAAAAGTCATGAGTAGATCTC encodes:
- a CDS encoding DUF6062 family protein — its product is MLLKADNVLESEIISLLEEGELCPVCRSMEKSVDGWIVGAFSNLLHNEGARMELRRNGLCTVHLKRIVEVAKERSEVGSLAVSIMFKEILAAQVSWLDEKDVGFLSRKKPKSGSCVLCSVASNSERIYLSAFVKFLQRDEVQRSYENSRSVFCVNHSRYIIKNMRNSCGQWLAGTQRNKYEDLTAEMENYISKHDYRNTTPVGQERHAWLNASKLIGERDAKNS